The DNA region gggcaccACTGCAATCAACATCATTTGTTTGGTCCAACCTGTCATCCGGCCTCCAGACCCTCCTGATGGCCCACGCCCTTCGCAGAGTGTCACTCTCCACCGCTCGGCCCAGCGACGCCCAGTTCGCCTTTGTCTCCCACAATCCGGGCAGCGCCGACGCCCAGCTGTACTGCCACGTTTTTCAAGCCAGACACGCCAGAGCTGTGAGAGACCGGCTTGCCTaatgtcattttctttgtttatcaACCCAAAAGGAGGAAACATTAATGATCACTCATGATCATTGAACAACTCATCATATTTAGAAATGCCCACCTCCTCCAGGTCCAACATCTTCGGCCATCAAACCTGGTTCAAGAGTAAAATTTGGACCCAATAACTTTCTGGAAGGCTTGTCTCAGGATCGATCTACCGACTCTTTGGCCTACCCTGATGTTTGGTCATAGCACAGACCACAATGCTTTCTGGTCGAGATTATGCTAATTTCCACACTTTTAGAGAAGCATTGTATGCAAACGTTCTGGTAAACTGCAGTCTAGAATGCAATAAAACCTCCCTTGGAAGGTGGGACCCATCTGTTCTGTATCTTGACAAAGTGGTTGCACCTTAACGACAGAGAGGTCCAGAAAATATTCTTTTCATGTATGTATAGTGAGTGTGGATCCAGAAAGTGGTATGACCATGCACATGTCCCCACTACCCGCCGCCCACCCCCCCTCTCCCTTTTAGGCCCAGTTCCTGAACCTTCTGCTGTGCCGCTGTTTCCAGCTATCTTACCTGGAGAAGCATCCAGACGAAGCTCAGGAAGTTTCTTCTGGGTCTGCGCCTCGACGTAACCCATCGCTTCTCAACCACGGCTTCCCGCTCAGTGTTAGCGCACTGGTGTCCTTCCGAAGAGCCCCCTTTCGGGGGTTGATGTTCGGGTCTAAGGTCGTCAGACAAAGTGGTTTTACTTTTATAGGGCACTTATTGAAACACTCCTGACATTTTCTTTGCCCGTGCATAGAAACGAGACAAGTTCTCCGACGAGCAGCAGCTCTGCAGCCAAGACGAGGTCTTCCCTTCCTCCTCCCCGTCTCTGGTGCGCAAGAAAGCCATCCGCAACAAAGTGCTGCGCTCTGGGGCGTACCGCTCCTTCACGTTCACGCCGCTTAAGCAGCGCCACGTCCAGGAGCACCTCAGCGCATCACAAGGTGGGCCTGGTGTTCACAAGGCGCTCTCCAGATTCAGGGACTTGATTAGGTAACGCCCTCGCTCCTTGCTCACTTGATGGGGAGGTCACGTGGCGGTGTTTCTTCAGAGGTTTTAGCGAGGCTTACACGGGTGCTCACTCTTAAGCCTTTAACAAGCTGgcacatgtttgttttttattgttggaTTTTTGTCTTCCCTTCTTGAAAGTACAGTGATTTTTCTTCTCTTGTCGGTGGAGTAGAAAAGGACCCAGACAAAACCCAAGCAAGACGATCCCGGGCGCCGAGCTTGGCCGAAACTGAGGAAGCGCTCGCTCAGGCTGTGTGGTGTTGGGCCGGTATCGCAACGTGAGtgcatacaatttttttttatgatttcaaaCAGTTCACAGGGGTCTTGATAACATGTCTAATGTGCTTATGTCAAAACACCTTAAGGATAATCTTAAAATCATTAGCTAGTTCTCTGCTCTTCTCCGCTTTGTTAAATGTTAGAGGTAAAACGAACTGCTGTTAGCCATGCTAATTAGCTAGTCACCTGCCTTGCTAGCGAGCCGatagtaccgtaatttctcatgtataatgcgcaccccctcccccccaaaaaatgacaaatcaatagtgcgcattatacataagtatagggggaattattagtatttttattttataaatgtatgccgccatctagaggttatgcactctcatttcaatatgccacctagaggttatgagaaaggtgtagcctactgattccaatatgacagtatatatgtacagttgtgctcatatgtttacataccctggcagaatttgtgaaagtttttttaaaaatatgattgaacattaatttatttatggttatgttttgttagatgataatgcttttctgaaatggttGACAGTTCATTTTGAATCCcatttaaataaaactaaatgtgtttcgcctggcccttcatgttttctttaaagaattgtacccatcttacaaattctgcccgggtaatcaaatatatgagcacaactgtgtgttttctcacttactaaataaaagtagggctgtgaatttcaaaataagagcatgtaaataaaaagaaaatattacgtgtccaaataaagtgcttaacttcagaataattaatacaatatatacaatcatgttttgatcatacgggtagaagcaaaataatgcattgtaaaaCTGCATTATATATGGgtaggttttccagaattttgaggtgaaCTTTGGTGGGTGCGTTATACATggttgcgcattatacatgagaaattacggtatttattCCACCAATTGTAGACACGCTAACTCTTGTCGCTGGTTGCAAACATTCATTTGAGGactcttactgtatgtaaatctTAACCGTGACCCAAAAGTACAGAACTGCTCACTCACACattttctgaaataagcagctaaaaaaagatttacttcAAAGTTGAATTTCACAAATGATGGGGCAAGCACTCCAGAGAGCCAACTAATTGTATATTAGCaattaaaaagcacattttacaTAAAATGCCCCCTTTAAAGCCAATATATCTCCCCTTCTGTGTCACAGTGACAGCAGCTACTCCCTCCTAGCTGATGACGTTTTGGGATCCTACCTCCTGTGGCCGCACCCCAAGAAACCCAAAAGTGGATCCCTCATCATTCGCTTCCCCTCCGGCCTCGTCACCCACCTCATTGAAAACACACGTGAAGGGAATTTCCTGTTGGAGGTAACTGTCCTGAATGAGCGTGCACGTCGTTTTCACATGTTACATGAAATTGTATGACTTTATTCCAAACATTTTAgtctcttcatttcatagcgttTCTcatggctgcactgcttccagtacatgtggatgtttttgtccaatcagatttcagcctctgtgttgtcatgtcaatctaatctgatCAGTGGCTTCTGAATCAGTAGTTTTCGCTGATGTCATTTAAATTACTCGTTCGACGAGCAAAacacacatgaatacatttaataatcagcatctctggtaaGTATTGAATATTATGTCatgattgtgaactgctcccGATGATATACGTGGCACATTTGCGTGCTGTTGCATTTTTGTacatagtattgatggtttatATAATTGCAACATGATAATTGTGGATTAAGTGAAGTAAATCCTTACTGAAggtccaggtaccaaatgcacggcccgcTGTACCTCACTATGAACATAATTCATTTACATACAAGAATGTGCTTGTGCAATCATGAAAATATActgcaacacatttcaaaaagcaaatgtattcTTAATAAATGCCAACTTTTTCATGTCAAAACTAAACAGAGATATTTTATCTATCATTTTTGTCTTTGGCGTGTGGCAGAAATGCAAAGCAGAATTCAGTTCCTTCGCGGAGCTGATTGAACATTACATGGAGAACCAGGATGGACTGCCGTGCCGGCTGACCTGCGCCCGCGTCAACCATTGCTACGAGTGGGAGGAGGAAGACGCCACAGAGCCCAAGGCCCAGGAGCTGCACAGGAGTCTGAACAAAAGCAGAATGCAGAGGATAGTCAAAGGGATAGGGATGAAATTTGGACACTAGAAGCTGTCAGCTgctaacctttttttatttaaaaaaaaaacatttttatttttgttttttgcatgttCACGTTACATGTTGGTGAGACATTCCAAACTTTATCAATACTCACCGCACCTTTTTATTTACCCTGTTGGCACTTCAAGTATCTATGATGTATAGGTCATTTTGTCAAAGCTCTTTTTTTATGTActtgttgttttaatgtttatatatatatatatatatgtacgtttTTTAAATAGAGTTCCATCGATTTTTAAGGCATGTAACTATGCTTAACAGAAGTACTTGCTCAATTTTTATGGCGTTAAGAGTTTAGGTTGTTAAATCTGATGGCAAAGCTGTTTCCCGCTCTATTgtcaagttattgcaaatatatttgtttctatTCAGTTGTTTTGTTGGTATCACTAACGCTTTGGTAGTGCTTTTTAGGACACCCAGATTTGtataacaagaaaaataatttaaatgttatgATATTTTTTGCCTGGTAAATGAGAGAAACTGGAAGTATCAGAGAACATCCTTAAACAGCAGTTTGAACTTTTTGACatgtaattttaaaagtcaTGAAAAAATTATTTCTGCTAATGTTCAGAACCGCGGACTGGGGCGACGTCAGGCACAGGCACGACGGACATGGAAGCTGTTCAAGCAAGGGGGTCGTTCGTAAATTAGAAGAAAGTGAGCACGCTGATGCTTCTTGGAACACTCGTACTCTCAAGTAGAATTAGGGTGTCGCATTGAATTTCTGAACACACCCTACGTACCGTAACTCCATCGACACTGCGAAAAGGCCACACGCTACCTAGCTAGTTGACTTGGCCTTGTCCTTAGCAAGATGGCCACCGGGCTAGAGCCTGGCTGTTGGACGTTGCAGGGCATTGTCAAGATACTAGAATAAAATTAAATAGTTTTATTACATTGTCTTGTTGGTAGGACGTTTACGAAACCCAAtacataaataatttatttgatcgCTATTTCATCTGGTAGATGATCAGAAGTAGCAGAGACCTCCCTAAAACAACAGACTATTATTCCAAATAGCATCGTGAGATGCAGGCGTAGTCACAAACAATTCTTACTTGTGCTAATAGTCAGGAGCGTCTGAGAACCCAAACGACCGCACTATGGATATAACTAATGATTATTCAGATGGCTTGCTGAGTGTCATACAGCAAGATGGCCGCCCGCTGTCCGAGTCCGCCCTGAGCAAGATGGCCACCGGTCGAGTCAGGCGGTTGGGCGTTGCTAGGCAACCTCAAACCTACTGCGGCGCGAGAACGGGAATGGCAAAATGAAAATTGCTCCCACGGCGACGCACAAGAGGCGGACAACAACGACTTTCTTTTGTTCCCGGGCGAGTCATTTTACTCTGAAGTTAAGCAGACGTGCTTTTATAACTACTAGCCGCCAAGTTCCAAGCTAGTTGCCAGGCGTTCTGGTGAGTGCTCACTTTATATAAGCTATGTTctccggcccgccacattattaggtacaccataagcagtgtaaaaaaaaaaaatatatatatatataaatgctcCGCTTTGCTTCATTTTGATAGTGTGAATCTTACTGACAAATCTTTCTAATATCTCGACCCTGTAGCCAATTAGAAACTAAAaccacaatatttaaaaaaaaaaaaaaaaaacaattctctcgtctcaatttacttgcAAACTATTGAAATCTgtgtgaaatgtgggcctgtttagttgaacacaacgtGACTACTACTTTTTGATGGATGACAACAGGTGGCTACACATATTAATTGTGGTTTCTGCTATCCAGTGGTAGcatatttaattgttctgcctgtcactatacatgactgtcatagatagatgaacaaaaatgcattattatttgtagtaatacataaatatgtatatatatgctcTATTTTCcttatgttatatatatatatatatatatatatatatataacatatggAAAATAGAGTAGTGGTTGTAAATCACCGATCTACTGTTTGTGACTTTTCATCCTTGCAGGTGGCTGCGATGGGGTCGGAGTCTGTGAAGGTGGTGGTCCGGTACAGGCCCCTGAACGACAAGGAGAAAGCTCTGGGTTCCAAGATGGCGCTGACCATGGATCCGCAGCGCTGCCAATGTTTCATCAAGAAGCCCGCGTCGGCCGACGAGCCCCCCAAGCAGTTCACCTTCGACGGGACTTACTTCACCGATCAAACGACGGAGCGGATCTACAACGAGAGCGCCTATCCTTTGGTGGAGGTGAGCTTTTATCTAAAAATAACAACGCCTGAAGCTAAACATATTACTGCATGCTTTAaaagatgtttgtttgtctcaCACTTGATGAGTGGGCAGGCGCTCCCAAGacccaacctttttttgtacAAGCAATTAAGAAGTCGGTTCACCATGTCACCGTGACCATAAAATGGATAATTATCTTACAGGGTGTCACCGAGGGATACAATGGCACAATATTTGCTTACGGCCAAACGGGAAGCGGCAAGTCCTTTACTATGCAGGGGGTGTCCGAGCCCCCGGCCCAGAGGGGGGTCATCCCACGAGCCTTTGAGCACATCTTCGAGAGCATTCAGGTGGCTTTGGCAGCACGTATACCACTCACTGAAACATTGTGTGGACTGTATAATTATACTGTTACTCTTAAAAATGTTAAAGTATGGAAAAATGAAATAAGAAAGTGGAACAAGGCTGAAAGACTTGAACCCTCttgttatgtttgtttctttagtGCACCAAAAAGGTTGATGGGTCAAGTCACCTGCCGCACGTTTggtgatttaaataaatacatatatacagtatagaatAACAgaagacaagacaaaaataagctttatcaaaaaaattatttgtttttaaatgtgtaatttttccAGTCAATTTCAGGTCAGTTTGACGCACAACATAACAAAAGGGCGaatgaaacatgtttttaattgtaattttacattGTGCAATTGTTTGTATCCCTGACAAGTTTAAACCTCCAGTTACGTTCATATCTCAGGAGCTGCAGTTTTGTTCCTGAGTCAGTTTGGCATGTttaaattcactgccagccctcccaatTAACAtgtatatttgacttctaaaggcgtcaatggcagtgaatgtgttaagtatCCAAAAGTGtcggaaacaaaacaaaaaaatcccaataaGATATTGTTTATATCTCATTATTAAGTCCATTCTATATGTCAGTTACACATATTAAGGCAAACATAGGTTTCATACCAAAACATTGCTTAAACTttggtattattttatatttataatttttttgggtcactttGACCACACTTGaggatttaaatttttattttttttccagcagcATGGTAGTATGACCTCGAGCAAAATGAAGCGTGAATCAACTATATTCgtacattttcaaagtgtggtactagtggtatgtgaaagaatcactaccTAACTACATTTCAGTTGTGTTTCACTTTTTAGTatcatacatttgcatttcctctttaacaactgtttgttttcaaacatttacgtGCAATGTTTATTTGACTTAATAATACgttgaatacatttcaattgactTATTATTTaagtactgtttttattttcctatatttaagcagagtgttaatgttcaaatgatgcgtaatgttacagtggcttacaataatattactgtaaatatactCTGTCTTGGTTTTGATGGCCTTCCAcgctaatgtttttttcttatgttGCTCATTATAGTTTAcgtggagagctaagtatttttttaggtggtactatATTTTCATTGGATATGGGTGCATTGAGAAAGGGTCTAAATAATTATGAGACTTAAAAGTAGTTACCTAAACACCACATTGCCAAGTGTATATATCATTTTGGCCTTAACTGTGCGTGTATTTCTGCACCAGTGTGCAGAAAATACCAAGTTCCTGGTGAGGGCGTCCTACCTGGAGATTTACAACGAGGAAATACGAGACCTCTTGGGCAACGACACCAAGCAGAGATTAGAGGTTTGCGGTGTCCTTTACTTTCAGCGACAGTCCGTGCGTAGCGTGCAATGATTACAAACACTCACCGGCCAAGTCATGAAGCATTCTACCACCTTGCATTGTGGGAGCCCATAGCGGCGTGGCCGGTACGTGCACAATACAGACAGTCCTGCACGTTACCCTGGTGACGAGGTTGTTACACAATTCTGAAGGTCAAACTGTTTGAACAAGGTGGCAGAcagagtgttttttgtttgtttgtttgtttttttgggcccCCAGCTGAAAGAGCACCCGGAGCGCGGGGTGTACGCCCGGGACCTGTCCATGCACACGGTCCACAGCGTGGCCGAGTGTGAGACTGTGATGGAGCGTGGCTGGCGGAACCGCGCCGTGGCCTGCACCTTGATGAACAAGGACTCGTCTCGCTCGCACTCCATCTTCAGCATCCACCTGGAGATGTGTCGCACAGGTCAGGGGTCAGGCCACGTAATATatcctttggctttttgtgtgaAAAGATGATGATATACTATATATTGAGCCAGAATATTAACTTGAGATAGGAACTCTTCTGATTCCTCTGTACAATATCCatctatacattttatacagTGCTTGTCGTCATTAGAGGACCTAGTAAGAGCTTTTTTATATGGGTATACACATTAATGGTGGCCacccagtcgcagggcacatatagacaaacaagaatTCATCCTCTCATTTATCCTGatgaacaatttagagcagggtGTCCAGCTGATTTTAGTTGAGGGGCCACTTCatcccaatttgatctcaagtgggccggacgAGTATACTCATGGCCTCATAAGCTACAAATAACATATATAATGTAAGCTTACTTTGCTCCTGAAACTTCATCTTTTAGCCTTCACAAGGACGTCAACATCAGGCGTCAACTCCTGAGTGAGAGCTAATTTCAGaaagtcatttaagtggtaAGTGGTCACGGCGGGATTAATAACGATTTTCTCATCGTGTTCGACCCCCAGTGGCCAAAACTAGCAataagttacttttattgaaaaattgcaGTTAATGTGTTCTCTCTCCCCATGGACCCCCCCCGCCTCGACAGGACAGTTATGGCCCGTGGGCTGTATGTTTGACTTT from Phycodurus eques isolate BA_2022a chromosome 10, UOR_Pequ_1.1, whole genome shotgun sequence includes:
- the sh2d5 gene encoding SH2 domain-containing protein 5 isoform X1, which translates into the protein MGEAAVREDGAVIRSAEYVGSFPVDDSCLDDQMEQLHRNLKGLKTCKNRRPVSLKFSIKGVKMYDEDEMTLLMAHALRRVSLSTARPSDAQFAFVSHNPGSADAQLYCHVFQARHARAAQFLNLLLCRCFQLSYLEKHPDEAQEVSSGSAPRRNPSLLNHGFPLSVSALVSFRRAPFRGLMFGSKKRDKFSDEQQLCSQDEVFPSSSPSLVRKKAIRNKVLRSGAYRSFTFTPLKQRHVQEHLSASQEKDPDKTQARRSRAPSLAETEEALAQAVWCWAGIATDSSYSLLADDVLGSYLLWPHPKKPKSGSLIIRFPSGLVTHLIENTREGNFLLEKCKAEFSSFAELIEHYMENQDGLPCRLTCARVNHCYEWEEEDATEPKAQELHRSLNKSRMQRIVKGIGMKFGH
- the sh2d5 gene encoding SH2 domain-containing protein 5 isoform X3, encoding MGEAAVREDGAVIRSAETCKNRRPVSLKFSIKGVKMYDEDEMTLLMAHALRRVSLSTARPSDAQFAFVSHNPGSADAQLYCHVFQARHARAAQFLNLLLCRCFQLSYLEKHPDEAQEVSSGSAPRRNPSLLNHGFPLSVSALVSFRRAPFRGLMFGSKKRDKFSDEQQLCSQDEVFPSSSPSLVRKKAIRNKVLRSGAYRSFTFTPLKQRHVQEHLSASQEKDPDKTQARRSRAPSLAETEEALAQAVWCWAGIATDSSYSLLADDVLGSYLLWPHPKKPKSGSLIIRFPSGLVTHLIENTREGNFLLEKCKAEFSSFAELIEHYMENQDGLPCRLTCARVNHCYEWEEEDATEPKAQELHRSLNKSRMQRIVKGIGMKFGH
- the sh2d5 gene encoding SH2 domain-containing protein 5 isoform X2, with the protein product MGEAAVREDGAVIRSAEYVGSFPVDDSCLDDQMEQLHRNLKGLKTCKNRRPVSLKFSIKGVKMYDEDEMTLLMAHALRRVSLSTARPSDAQFAFVSHNPGSADAQLYCHVFQARHARALSYLEKHPDEAQEVSSGSAPRRNPSLLNHGFPLSVSALVSFRRAPFRGLMFGSKKRDKFSDEQQLCSQDEVFPSSSPSLVRKKAIRNKVLRSGAYRSFTFTPLKQRHVQEHLSASQEKDPDKTQARRSRAPSLAETEEALAQAVWCWAGIATDSSYSLLADDVLGSYLLWPHPKKPKSGSLIIRFPSGLVTHLIENTREGNFLLEKCKAEFSSFAELIEHYMENQDGLPCRLTCARVNHCYEWEEEDATEPKAQELHRSLNKSRMQRIVKGIGMKFGH